From the genome of Populus alba chromosome 10, ASM523922v2, whole genome shotgun sequence, one region includes:
- the LOC118047795 gene encoding probable carboxylesterase 6: MAAVKVGSNLGHKTGKDSHQHGVVAEEIDGLIKAYKDGRVERTQIVPCVTSTLAPGLGVTSRDTVIDNFTNIWARFYVPIKFHGKLPLLVYFHGGGFCVGSAAWSCYHDFLARLAAKANCIIMSVNYRLAPENPLPAAYDDGIKALMWLKQQALSVCTDNWWTSQWNFSDVFLAGDSAGGNIAFNVITRLDSFHAGQAAAAIKPLTLKGIILIQPFFGGEARTHSEKHSVQSPRSALNLAASDTYWRLALPCGANRDHPWCNPLAKGSVKLEDFVRFPIMVCISEMDILKDRSLEFVASLGRAGKRVEHVVHKGVGHAFQILSKSQLSQTRTLEIMARIKVFISGI; this comes from the coding sequence ATGGCTGCTGTTAAGGTTGGTTCAAATTTAGGTCATAAGACTGGCAAAGACAGTCATCAACATGGGGTTGTAGCCGAGGAAATTGATGGCCTCATCAAAGCGTACAAAGATGGGCGTGTGGAGAGAACGCAGATTGTTCCATGTGTCACAAGTACTTTAGCTCCCGGGCTCGGTGTGACTTCACGGGACACAGTCATTGACAACTTCACAAACATTTGGGCACGTTTTTATGTCCCAATTAAGTTCCATGGTAAGCTGCCTTTACTTGTATATTTCCATGGAGGTGGGTTTTGTGTAGGCTCAGCTGCTTGGAGTTGCTACCATGACTTCCTGGCAAGGCTAGCTGCTAAGGCCAATTGCATAATCATGTCAGTTAATTACCGTTTAGCCCCTGAAAATCCTCTCCCAGCAGCCTATGATGATGGAATTAAGGCTCTAATGTGGCTAAAACAACAAGCTCTTTCTGTTTGCACTGATAATTGGTGGACTAGTCAGTGGAATTTCTCCGACGTGTTTCTAGCTGGAGATAGTGCTGGTGGCAACATAGCCTTCAACGTCATCACAAGACTTGATTCCTTTCATGCAGGACAAGCTGCTGCGGCCATAAAGCCATTAACTCTGAAAGGCATTATCTTGATTCAACCATTTTTCGGAGGAGAGGCTCGTACTCATTCAGAAAAACACTCCGTACAATCACCTCGCTCGGCGCTTAACTTGGCAGCCTCTGATACATATTGGCGATTAGCTTTGCCTTGCGGCGCTAACCGGGACCATCCATGGTGCAACCCTCTAGCAAAAGGGTCAGTGAAGTTGGAGGATTTTGTGAGATTTCCAATTATGGTATGCATATCAGAGATGGATATTTTGAAGGACAGGAGCTTGGAGTTTGTTGCTTCTTTGGGTAGAGCAGGTAAGAGAGTGGAGCATGTGGTTCATAAAGGTGTAGGGCATGCATTTCAGATTCTAAGCAAGTCTCAGCTCTCACAAACTCGAACATTGGAAATTATGGCACGGATCAAGGTCTTCATTAGTGGAATATGA
- the LOC118045807 gene encoding protein PLANT CADMIUM RESISTANCE 11, protein MYPSISSEFQKEPSHATSSAPPQPHFFNYEDAVATGIRAPLANQNNPDPSPPLPLNNASHSLSSGPWSTSLCGCFSDLNSCCLTCWCPCVAFGRIAEIVDRGSTSCGTSGTLYTLILCLTGCSCMYSCFYRSKLRGQFFLEESPCTDCCVHCFCEECALCQEYRELKNRGFDLSIGWHGNMERQKRLAATAPPTEERMTRS, encoded by the exons ATGTATCCTTCAATTTCCAGTGAGTTCCAAAAGGAGCCATCACATGCAACATCATCTGCACCACCGCAGCcacattttttcaattatgaagACGCCGTGGCTACTGGAATCCGGGCCCCTTTAGCGAATCAAAATAATCCTGATCCAAGTCCTCCTCTCCCGCTCAACAATGCCAGCCATTCTCTTTCTTCAGGGCCTTGGTCCACTAGTCTCTGTGGTTGTTTTAGCGATCTTAATAGCT GTTGCCTAACATGCTGGTGTCCATGTGTTGCATTTGGACGAATTGCAGAAATTGTTGACAGAGGATCAACTT CATGTGGAACGAGTGGAACCCTTTATACATTAATACTATGTTTGACTGGGTGCTCTTGTATGTACTCGTGCTTTTATCGATCTAAGTTGAGAGGACAGTTTTTCTTGGAGGAAAGCCCATGCACAGATTGTTGTGTCCATTGTTTTTGCGAGGAATGTGCTTTGTGTCAAGAGTATAGAGAGCTCAAGAACCGCGGCTTCGACTTGTCTATCG GATGGCACGGGAACATGGAGAGGCAGAAAAGATTAGCTGCCACTGCTCCTCCAACTGAAGAGAGGATGACGAGATCATGA